In Gossypium arboreum isolate Shixiya-1 chromosome 3, ASM2569848v2, whole genome shotgun sequence, the sequence GGCTAAAttgttaaatttaataataaaggaACTAATTTGATCTATTCTCTATAATAGAGAACCTCCCACGAACTTTAAGAAATCCAACGGCTGAGAGTGGAGGATCACAGCTACCACCAACCACAATTCTACTGGTTATGGGTCCGGCTGgtataatttttttctattacGTGCCATCATAACATAGCATCTCAAGAACACGTTGATGACAGTGTTTCACTAGCGACGTCGTTTCAACACCGTTTATATTTTCCTAGTTAACTCCAATAAAACCCTTTAAAAAGTTAAATTGTACTATTACGTCCTTATACTTTATGAAAATTATagatttaatctatatactttaatttattattttaagtcTTTATgctttctaaattttaaattttaagtctttaccaaataataattattaaatctattaagtattactattttcaaaatttaatgtgAAAAATATATTATCATGTATGTAATATCTTGTCAGCTCGTTATTTCCATGCTATCCACTAAAAATCTAATTAAGAGACTAATGATTATTATTTGCattaagattaaaattttaaaattaaaaaaatagaaggACTTAATATGATCAAATTGGAGAAAATGTAAAAACAAGGACTAATAGCAAAATTATTTCTCGAATATGTCGCCCATTCCTTGCTTTTTAcccatttgtctctaataaaaaaaaatcaaaggttCACTAAGAAATTTTGGTAATACTGGAAATGTTGTcgatcaaaaaccctaaccctagctccGGTTTGGAGCCCTTGAAGAGGTTCCATcgtgcttcttcttcttcttcttcttctccgaTGGCACTTTGCTCGTCACCGTCGTTACGGCTCAGACCGCCGGCTTACAGAGTCTCTCTCGCCGCTCCCAAAGGATTTGCAGTTGGTTTTCGCTCACTCCATTCACGGCTTCCCTTCCACCATTCCGTCGTCGCTTTCGCAGCTTCTCACGAGGAATCTGTAAGTTCTAATTCAAATCACTTCTCCTTTTTTTGTAGTTATTGGCAATGATAGTATTAAAATGGTTTTCTTTTTAACTTTTGGGGTTTAGAAGCATTCAGAAATGGAAGTTGAAGGAGAAAAGGATGAATTGGAAATGGGGAGCGAAGAAGAATCAAACGAAGCATGGAAACAAGCTTTAGCTTCTTTTAAGGAACAAGCTTTGAAGTTGCAAAGCGTATCCCTTGAAGCTTACGAAGTTCACTCCAAGAAAGCTTTGATTACTCTTAAAGAAACTTCGGAGGTTCTCAAGGTTCAAGCTGAAAAGGCAAGAAATGATTTGACTGAAGTAGTCAAAGAAATGAGTGAAGAAGGCAAAGAATACCTCTCAACGGCTGCCGATAATTCCCCTCCTGAAGTCAAAGAAATCGTTGAGACCTTCTCTTCGTCCGCCGAAGATTTCAATGACGTTTCCAAAGTTCATGACTTTCATGTCGGTATTCCTTATGGTATGGTGTTTACTTTGgattctttttatatatttttctatatGAACTGTGTTGCATCAATTCAACTATCGAAATTTGTTTTGTGTATTTGGTTTTGGGCAGGTTTTATTCTTTCAGTTGGGGGATTCCTTTCTTTCATGGTGACAGGGAGTATATCTGCCATTAGGTTTGGTATTATTCTAGGTGGAGCTCTTTTGGCATTAAGTGTATCGAGCTTAAAATCTCATAAAAGAGGAGAGTCGTCTCCCCTTGCCATCAAAGGACAAGCAGGTTGCTACAATTTTCTTAATTTGCATGAATTTTACTATCAGTTATGTTGTATTAATGGGATTATGTTTTCTGCAGTGATCTCATCTGTACTATTTTTGAGGGAGTTAAGCTTGCTGATTTTGGTGGGGCTTCTATCTTTGTGTATAAAACCTTTGTTTACCTTACTGTCAGCTTATTTACAATTAGTGTTTGCCTTTGTTATTCTTTTTTGCAGAGATCAACTCTGTGCTCCTTTCTCACTACCGTAATCAGGTTAATATGACTCTTTCCATATTTTAAAACTTATCTGTGGCTAAGGGTTTGATGTTGATGACTATAAGTTCCCATCCCTTCGGTTTTGTAGAACATAATTAGCTTTGCTGCATGTGTTAATGTTCTTTAGTGCGTGGTATATCTTTAGTTTGTGAAGGCAATAAAGAAAAGTTCAAGTTGTCTAACAGCTTGCTTTTTTATATGCAGTGGTGCGGTGGTAGCATTCTATATGTATAAGCTTCTATCGAAGGACAAGCCTCGCTTGGAACCTGGGACTGGAAATTGATGTGCTCTTTTGAGGTtagtttattttggtatgcatGTTCTGCGCCCTCTGTTTTTTTCCCAACAGGTATACATGTACGATATGTTCTATCACCATCTATGGCCACTGTCTGGTTCATTGTAGGAAACTTGTCTGTTCATTAcctcttttcttttattataagaGCTCAAATGTGCTGCATATAGAGCTGGTTTTGAGTATTGAGCAAACCAGTATGCGCctattcatttcttttttttcttttcgttGTTTTTACATGAGTTTAGGTCAATCTTAATTTTGCTATTTCCGGTTTTTTTGGTCATTTCGGGTTCAGGTTGTTTTGTGTTTAGTTTGGATGGTTTTGGGTTGTTGGCTTGATCAAATCAGGTTTGTGTTTGGGTTTTCGGATGTGATTCAGAATTGACAGGTCTACTCGAGAAGCATTCCCTCCCCCATGCACCCACCGACACTCTGTTTCTCAGTAGATATTGGATCAAATCTTTTTAAGGAAGTGTACTTCCATCCATTTCTGATTCCAGTGCTGAAATATTCCAGTTTTCGTTTACATTTTTCTGAGAAGTTTAATCTTAAACTGGCCCAGGGAGTGATGAAAGAACATATAAATACTGCATTATTCTAGGCTCCGAAGAAAGCAGAATCGATAGCCAAAGAACGAAGTAGAAGCTCTTGAAGAATGTGGAGTTGCAGCATTGTAGGTTTTGGTGTGACTTAGTTTTGGTTTTTCCGATTTGTTGTGAAACCATTAGGATATATTATATGAAGAGTGTTGTGAGAGGTAATTTAAAAGAATGGAGCGAGTGTTTCAAGATGGTATGATGAAAATGTTTTTTTGGTTCTTACTATATGTCCATTCTAACAGTAATGTGGATTTCTTGCCTGTTAAACTGTTATAAAAAGGTGAATAAAAAATCATGGTTTCATATCAAATTGTTGTAATGTGAATTTTGTTGGTTCCAAGTTAGTGGCTAATATTAAAAATCATCTTGGGAGCCTCTATTCATACAAATTCACTGTTCTAGTGACATGCTTGTTTCATCTTGTATTGGTTCCAATGACTGAATATTTTGTAACATTAAGGCCTAGTTtagaaatatttttcaaaaacatttttgggATAAAAGTATTCTTAAATAAACTATTTTTTCTCTCGAAAATTAGTCCCAATAATTCAACGACAATTAAAATTTGACAAAAATAAAGaattataaaatggtttaatCATAAGATAGTGAATTTCATTGTCCAGATTGACTAATATCCTATCCCATTAGAAAGAGGGGAGTTAAGATGAAGCCTAAATGCCAAATGGTTAAATGCTGTATCCAGCAGGAAGTTTATTTGTTTGTAAGTAGATATATATGGGCTCAAATTTTTAGTCCACTGCAGCAAATGAAACCAGAGAATGGCTTtctgattcaccaacaaaaccaTCTCAAGAATGGGCCATCAAAGACAAACAACAACACTGGATGCTATTCATTATATGCCTTTTATTTTGTCTAATATGATTTTGTGAAGGTCTTCGTATTTGCACCAAAATGCTTCTAAACCTGAAACCTCCGCAAGTGGTTTAACATATCACCCCCCTCATCTGCTCTTTActttttgtaatttatatttctcttcttttcaatttcttgtttaCTTACTACTTCATTAAAAAGCTTCGAAATTTTCCGGAAGTTGGTTGGAATATTTCATCTCAGACATTGTTGTCAAAGGCTGAAACTTTAGAATTTTGATGCCCTAAATTcgattttcatataaaattttaataaatatatttattacataactTAATGACCCCATGCATAATATTAAAACGAAATAATGACCCCAAAAAATGGTCATTATAAGTGTAATTATACAATTACAATACAAACCATATTGATAAAATATAACGAATTAGAATTCCATGTGATGGCCTGATAGTTAGGGTGTTCAACGCCTCAGTTGTGGTTCGAGTTCAAATCGAGTTAGTCGCGTTTGATGTTTGAGTTTTTTTCTAttataattcataaaaaaatattaaaaatcaaattaaaaaatattgaaGGGAGAAAGCAGGTAGAGAATAGCTTCCTTAATTATAAGATAATTTAAGATTTAATGTTTGTTGTGTAGAATAGTGGGATCcaattaaactttcacattaGGGTTTTGAATTCAAAAGCAGATTTAGGTAAGACCAGAGATGTGAACATGGAATTTTTGTCCTGTTCAGACCTTTGGAAAAATATGGAACATAATCCTTAAAGTTGATGGAGACAAGGATGGGTTTGTGTAAGAATTTCTTTCATTTTCATCATACTTCTTTTTCTTATTTCCACAAATTTCCATTCTTTTTAATCTATGGATGGATGGGTCTCTCTTTAGGATTTTCTTTTGCCTTTGCATTAACCAGCCATTGCATTAACCAACACGCCATGGACTCTCAATAACCccttttttaaatgaaaattaataattttacgtGTTACTTGATAATTTGAAAATACTGATACTGAAAAGTTAATTGTTGAAAATTTCGCACTTTTTCATTAAAAAAGATTCTACAATTTGTTTTTTCTATTGTGAATTATCAAACGTTTTTTCAATGGGTTACTGAATGTGTTTAAAAAAAGTTTTGaataaataaatcctaaaataagGGTCGGAGGCGAAATCAAGGGCTGGCAGGGCCCTGATTcccttaaaatgattttttttttatttaggccttttggaatttttaaaattttaaattagtaaagataaaattgtactttggcctctctaaaaatgataaaaatttgatttaatcatttaaaaattataaagatagatactattaaaattgtaaaattgtatttttactatcgtaaaagtTACAATTTAAATTCgaccccctaaaaaaattttctggcttcgcccctgataAGGGTGGGAGGCATCTGAAGCCATAAAAATTTTTCCGAGGACAGTTTCGGATTATAAATGTTTAAgagagttaaaatgtaattttatcatcatatttatataaaatttcacAACTTCTTAAAGGACTAAACTATAAATTTTCTATTCTTGGAGTGTCAGAATTGACTTTAAATTTTAGGGGGTGAATGAAAATATACCATTtgattaacttaaaaatattgaaatatttaAAGAGATTAAAGGAAATATTTCTATTTTGAGAGGTCAAGGATCTATCTACCTCCTCTACCGTCGGCCTTGTATTACAACACAGGCAAGGGGGAATGCAAGAAGGTAGTCAACTGTCTTTGGCAGTTAGTTCTCCTacaattgataaatttatttttaaatcccTTGaagaattataaaattataaattagtataactataatttttttttttaaaaatttataattcaaccccaatattaaaaaaaaaaaaggaaaaaaagaagaagaagaagaaggtgcCTTCGACCCGATGGGCACGGTTGACCTAAAATCTAGTCTATTAAAAAGCAAAAATTCAATCGTAATCCGTGGGGGGGATAATGGATGGATGCATTTATTTAATGTATGTGGTCTGGGTGACCATTGCTGTCCTAAAAAGAACTTCCCCATCctccatttatatatatatatatatatatatatgcatcattCTCATTTTATGGGTGCCATTCATATTCCTACTctctttatatattattataatttttatttaattgatgatACGAATTAATTGGATATCAACtcgatattttaattttttcctttAAAAGAGGTCGATAAAAATTTTCATAGGGTGAAATTTGAAGTCGAACCTATACCATctatatggataaaattttaattttacaactcaatcaaagtttaattttaatatattttatacattttgatTTTATTATACATACATTATTACCTCCATCGATTAATGTATATATTGATAAAGTTGTTGATTGAGTTGATTTTCAAATTTCGttttattcataatttattttatttttcattttaatataattaatttcacatcatacatttcattatttattatctattatttttaatACAAGAATAGATTAGAACATGTCTAGCTGAACGAGTGCTCGAATTATATATATCCTTCTCCAACAAATCCCGCACAGAGAGATGTGGATCTTCAAGCGTGACCAAACAATTAATTCTGTCTTCATCCACCTTagctaaattaaattatataacaaaatatcagagaaaaagagaaataaatattTCTTCAAGCTTGatcatatttttgtattttaaatacgtaatttatatatatatatatatatatatatatatatataataaaattttaatatacaaCAAAATCTCAGAGAAAAGCTTTCAATCTAAAAAGTTAAATCTAACTTCTAGAAAAGTAAatgaattttatgataataaagtCAAATTAATAGAAAATCATTTGCTTATGTTTGCCTATATGCCATATATATCACTTTCATGCTAAGCTGTATTTTAGTGAAGTAAGTAATAAGAAAGCATTTTTTTAGGTATAATAATTTGTATTCTTATTATATATACAGTCCTTTTCTTAACCTTGTTTGATTtgtttaaatgaattaaatatttttttgaattataaTAATAAGATAAAGTCCGAATAATAAATATGATTAACGCGACTCGAACTCAAACCATAACTAAATCATCACATGGATTCatgaattaaatatttttaatctcATTAAGAAGATATTTTGTTGAATTTGGAAAAATGGTTGTGATAGTTGCATGTGTAACTTGTCTTTAGTATATACCATATAAAACCAACAGCATGTTGGTTCAAATCCTAAATTATGTCACTTTCTAATCTACAGCATTAAAATTGTCATCATCAATGATTTTTGCTTTCTCTCTAAACCCACAAAAGTAAATATACTCTAATGATGATGTTCTTTTGAAGATCATGGATCATTTTCCATCTTCCTCTTTTTCCaccatatatatattcacttttCTTTAAAAGCAACAcagtaaaaaaatcaaatttcatgGACATGATAATAAGGTAGTTTATCACTCAAATAGTAcgagtttaaattttatttttttctttataatAAACGATAGGgtttaaattttactattaacCTTATTTAATGAGTGATAGTTAGTATTTTATAAGGTCGGTGATTTAACCTAAAAAAAAGTAAAGATTGATTAGTTGACGTGGATTGCTTCAGTTAGCTGAATATTCGTTAGCATTTTGAAAAGATCAAATTATACTATAAGCTTCATAATCTTAATAAAAATTCGTATCTTAAAGAAATCAACGATTCCGTTTAATGGATAATATCTATGTATCACTTTTAGCCATCCAGGAAGCAGGTGGCATAGCTGATCCTGAATTAGGGTGGCCTTCCctaacctaatttttttttttgataaaaaagaagaaaaaaatgattAAAGCATGGCGGCAGTTAATATTAAAAATCTCCACTTTCTGCTCTGAGCAACTTGTTTTGGTGTAGATATCTTAAAATTCTACAGCAGCAATGTCCATTTTTGGTAATGGAGAGCTTAGCATATAAAAGGACTTTGATTGCGATATATATAACATTTTATCATTTGCATGATTGAAACAATAAcataacacatatacacatatatatatatatatatatagagagagagagagagacagaTGGGAGAAAGAGCTGTATGCACTTTGCAGCTCTATTCTTATTATAAGAAAAAAGAAGCATAACCCAATATTTCTACATTAAGATTGCAAAGAGATTTaaccttctttctttttcaaaaaaaaaaagcctaacatcatcatcatcataatcaAGATCACTAACAAAGCAAGCTAACCCTACCCCCCGGCCTTTCAAAACTGAAGCAAATCATCAAGATCTACAGAATCTACTACATCAGATAGAACATCATGATCAGGTGACAGAACTGTCATATCAGCTGATGACAGATCAAAGGTACTCAACTGATGATGATGTGACAAAAGATACTCAGACGATGATGATCCATTGTAAGTGATTTcactgattggtttataatcctCTTTGCTCTCTTGTTTCACCGATGAGAAAAAAGGGTTGTCGTTGCCTTGCTTGTTTGTGAGAGTACTGTTGTTTGCAAAGCTAAGTAATATAGAGGAATCGTTATTACAAGTTGAATCTTCCACCATGAAATGACAAGACTTGAGCATGTTTTTGCAAGTATGGTGACCATAGTATATTGTTTCATACTTTGGAGGATCATCTTCAAGCTTTTGGACTTGTTTGCTTGCTTGACAACCTTGATCTGTCTTGTGGGTGCATCTAAAATAGCTTCTgcaaatacatatacatacatatagtCTATCAGTATTAGTTTAAGGGatcattaaataaattaaaataacttaTAGATAAATGCTAAATCACTAAATTCTACACCAAAGACTCTAAACCGGAAACTCAAAATTCTTAATCCGAgaattattagtatttatttctttaaatgtatatgattaaattaaagttacagtttcatatatataattacattaaattaaaattcatgtatcaaattacacattaaatAAAAACTCATATatctcaaaaataaaataaaataaaataaaaagtaaaagcaATGAAAGCTATAAGAAAAGCCATTATTTAACCTAAAAGATTAAAGAATGTTGTTGTTTCCTTAGATAGAATATAATGAACTGTTTGGAATCTAATCAATATGTTGAAATGACATGAAGTGGTTCTATTTACTATAATTGTGGCACATCACTTTTTCACTAAGATTATATATCCAAGGTATGAAACATGAAGTATGAAGCAACTTTGTGTCTATTCTAATATATGACaacaaaagagagagagagagagaagactATACTATTTGAAGACTTACTGTATTTCTTATAGCAATACTTTCAAAAAAGTTTTTAAGAATCAAAAATGGTGTTTTTGTTTGTactgaaaaaaaatcaaataaaaattgtatatatatatatgaattaaatCACAATCTTGATGACATAGTACCTTGGGTGATTGGCATGAAGGATTTGTTTTTGGCCATATTTTCTCCATGCATACCCATCATCAACAAGTGCTGAGGTGATTTTTTTCCTTGAATCAACACACTTCctgtacataaatatatatagtcATAAATTCCAttatccaaaataaaaaattccacTGTTCATCAGCCAGCCAGCTCTAAATATTAGGAAATTCATGAAAAATTCaaagtataaaataattattcattACTTTTTAAAGTGGTGAAAGAAATATATTCTTAAagtgatttttttgttttttaatgatgtaattaaattggatatatatAAATACAGACAAAAGGATGAACTCAAACTATAACATATAGATCTAAATTATAGCTGAAAACTGGGAAAAAAGCTATATTTAtccttttcaaaataaaatatatattaaaaaagcaTATAATATATTCAACTGAGAATAATGTTTGCATTTCTTTTAAGCAAATTAAatcgaaaaaagaaaaaaaaaaaggaatttacCCTAAGCTAAAGGCTTAAATGCATTTTTTTTTGTGGATAATACTGAAAAAaaaatggaagaaaatattaaaataagaaataattaggaaaagaaaaaggtaccttCTCTTGTAAGATCCTCTTCGATCTCTATGTGTAGAAGGAGGACTTTTAATGCTGTCACCGGAATCTTCGGATTTCCGACCATCGGAAGTGATGTTGATGGTAGGTTTTTGAGAAACGTCGTTAAAATCATCATTGTAATAATAATCGGCGACGGCAGCAGTAGTAGTAGTGTTAGAGTTTGTTAATAAGGAAAGGGTATTAGCAAAAGTTTCACAGATTTTAAGGACCAGATCTTCACTGTTCACAAAGCCATCATCTGTTAAAGATTTAGTGAGCAGATCTCGTAGCTGTTTGGTTAACTCTTTGCCTCGGACAAGTTCTTCGATTGCTTTCTTTGTGTTCCAAGACATGTTTGCCTGTGGGGGAGATAATGATGATATTATGGGGAAAATGAAGAAGGGGATAGAGAAAGAAAAGGCTTAATACTAAGTAAAAAGGTGAAAAAGGAAGAGGTGCATAGCAAATTCATGGAAGAGAAagggaaagaaaggagaaaattccaCGAATGGAGGaccttttttttgttgttgttggttAAGTTACTGTATTTTCCCACGCGCGAATGTTATATACTCGCCCTAACTATGGATGGCAGCTTGTCTCATGTATTTATTGTCTGGTCCGCAAGTTTGGAACTTTTATTGAAGGTGGAAATATTTTTGTCAATTTAGGGTTTTAAGAGAGAGAaagttgaaagttgaaaattgatgggAATGTATTGGGTTTAATTTTTGGTTTGGAAAAATATTTCATGCACTATTACGAAAATTACGGGTTGATACATGTTTTATAagatttagtaaattttaaagttgtttGTTGAAATATGtagaaattatttttcaaaattgattaattgaattaatCTAGTTGAACTCGATTCGATTT encodes:
- the LOC108476358 gene encoding protein FATTY ACID EXPORT 3, chloroplastic isoform X2, with translation MLSIKNPNPSSGLEPLKRFHRASSSSSSSPMALCSSPSLRLRPPAYRVSLAAPKGFAVGFRSLHSRLPFHHSVVAFAASHEESHSEMEVEGEKDELEMGSEEESNEAWKQALASFKEQALKLQSVSLEAYEVHSKKALITLKETSEVLKVQAEKARNDLTEVVKEMSEEGKEYLSTAADNSPPEVKEIVETFSSSAEDFNDVSKVHDFHVGIPYGFILSVGGFLSFMVTGSISAIRFGIILGGALLALSVSSLKSHKRGESSPLAIKGQAVISSVLFLRELSLLILRSTLCSFLTTVISGAVVAFYMYKLLSKDKPRLEPGTGN
- the LOC108476358 gene encoding protein FATTY ACID EXPORT 3, chloroplastic isoform X1, which translates into the protein MLSIKNPNPSSGLEPLKRFHRASSSSSSSPMALCSSPSLRLRPPAYRVSLAAPKGFAVGFRSLHSRLPFHHSVVAFAASHEESKHSEMEVEGEKDELEMGSEEESNEAWKQALASFKEQALKLQSVSLEAYEVHSKKALITLKETSEVLKVQAEKARNDLTEVVKEMSEEGKEYLSTAADNSPPEVKEIVETFSSSAEDFNDVSKVHDFHVGIPYGFILSVGGFLSFMVTGSISAIRFGIILGGALLALSVSSLKSHKRGESSPLAIKGQAVISSVLFLRELSLLILRSTLCSFLTTVISGAVVAFYMYKLLSKDKPRLEPGTGN
- the LOC108475703 gene encoding WRKY DNA-binding transcription factor 70, with product MSWNTKKAIEELVRGKELTKQLRDLLTKSLTDDGFVNSEDLVLKICETFANTLSLLTNSNTTTTAAVADYYYNDDFNDVSQKPTINITSDGRKSEDSGDSIKSPPSTHRDRRGSYKRRKCVDSRKKITSALVDDGYAWRKYGQKQILHANHPRSYFRCTHKTDQGCQASKQVQKLEDDPPKYETIYYGHHTCKNMLKSCHFMVEDSTCNNDSSILLSFANNSTLTNKQGNDNPFFSSVKQESKEDYKPISEITYNGSSSSEYLLSHHHQLSTFDLSSADMTVLSPDHDVLSDVVDSVDLDDLLQF